The Geothrix sp. genome window below encodes:
- a CDS encoding penicillin-binding transpeptidase domain-containing protein → MSLRFATEPRASRRLLGRQDPQDLLGRRMPWIMGGMAFWALCILLRLFWLQGVEHKRYRAKADQQHTTVVPIPPIRGELRDRRGEPLAISIKVESLFADPRVFYPDYKPVKGEERHWGEPDRRAASEVAAKLAPILEQTRGQVMEKLLRKKTFVYLERHLPPIKTAAVRALNLDGIEFQPESRRFYPRGSLAAQIIGFTNIDGLGQLGIEQTYDKQLAGLKGELIAPRDAHGKLLILQENYSQVPVNGASLQLSLDASIQHIVEDALEEGVRLSRPRTAYAVVVDPQTGEILAMAGTPTFDPNHILPKKFLNRGEAELSASEREELRRELERQKAARKVHPVEDVYEPGSTMKIFTAAIALEERKVHLGERIDCLAGRWLYSPKVPPITDTHRHGVLTFEEVLWQSSNIGAAKMGIRLDPAVHYQYLRKFGFGDATGLNFPGESPGRMIAPDRWSVPTQYTFSYGYGLSTTPLQILMAGCALANGGKLMQPILVQRIYNDKGLLLKEFKPTVRGQVLSEETANLMKETLKGVLTQGTGKRARLDNGVEAFGKTGTSRKLIDGKYDPKRHFASFMGFFPADKPQYGVLVMLDDPAGDTTGGDVAAPLFKRIGDGILRFRQTTPDLDREADLKLSLRDWPVSETDEAAVHVERGRVPDLKGLSLKAAIHRVVLVGGSPRVESSPGTTATRVLGQSPEPGAPLEPGTVVKIKAGMP, encoded by the coding sequence GTGTCCCTCCGCTTCGCCACTGAACCCCGTGCTTCCCGGCGCCTGCTGGGCCGGCAGGATCCCCAGGATCTGCTGGGCCGGCGCATGCCCTGGATCATGGGGGGCATGGCCTTCTGGGCCCTCTGCATCCTCCTTCGGCTCTTCTGGCTGCAGGGGGTGGAGCACAAGCGCTACCGCGCCAAGGCCGACCAGCAGCACACCACGGTGGTACCCATTCCGCCCATCCGTGGGGAGCTGCGGGACCGACGGGGCGAGCCGCTGGCCATCTCCATCAAAGTCGAAAGCCTCTTCGCCGATCCCCGCGTGTTCTATCCGGACTACAAGCCGGTGAAGGGGGAGGAGCGGCACTGGGGCGAGCCGGACCGCCGGGCCGCGTCCGAGGTGGCCGCCAAGCTGGCCCCCATCCTGGAGCAGACCCGTGGGCAGGTGATGGAAAAGCTCCTGCGCAAGAAGACCTTCGTCTACCTCGAGCGGCACCTGCCCCCCATCAAGACCGCCGCCGTGCGGGCCTTGAACCTGGATGGCATCGAGTTCCAGCCCGAGAGCCGCCGCTTCTACCCGCGCGGCAGCCTGGCGGCGCAGATCATCGGCTTCACGAACATCGACGGCCTGGGCCAGCTGGGCATCGAGCAGACCTACGACAAGCAGCTGGCGGGGCTGAAGGGGGAGCTCATCGCCCCCCGCGACGCCCATGGCAAGCTGCTCATCCTCCAGGAGAACTATAGCCAGGTGCCCGTGAATGGGGCCTCGCTCCAGCTAAGCCTTGATGCCTCCATCCAGCACATCGTGGAGGACGCGCTGGAGGAGGGGGTGCGCCTGTCCCGTCCCCGCACGGCCTATGCCGTGGTGGTGGATCCCCAGACCGGCGAAATCCTGGCCATGGCCGGCACGCCCACCTTCGACCCGAACCACATCCTGCCGAAGAAGTTCCTCAACCGCGGCGAGGCCGAGCTGTCGGCCAGCGAGCGCGAAGAGCTGCGCCGGGAGCTGGAACGCCAGAAGGCGGCCCGCAAGGTGCATCCCGTGGAGGATGTCTACGAGCCCGGCTCCACCATGAAGATCTTCACCGCCGCCATCGCCCTGGAAGAGCGCAAGGTCCACCTGGGGGAACGCATCGACTGCCTGGCCGGCCGCTGGCTGTACAGCCCGAAGGTCCCCCCCATCACCGATACACACCGCCACGGCGTGCTCACCTTCGAGGAAGTCCTCTGGCAGAGCTCCAACATCGGTGCCGCCAAGATGGGCATCCGGCTGGATCCCGCCGTGCACTACCAGTACCTCCGCAAGTTCGGCTTCGGAGATGCGACCGGGCTGAACTTCCCAGGCGAGAGCCCGGGCCGCATGATCGCCCCTGACCGCTGGAGCGTGCCGACCCAGTACACCTTCTCCTACGGCTATGGCCTCAGCACCACGCCTTTGCAGATCCTCATGGCCGGCTGCGCCCTGGCCAACGGCGGCAAGCTCATGCAGCCGATCCTGGTGCAGCGCATCTACAACGACAAGGGCCTCCTGCTGAAGGAATTCAAGCCCACTGTGCGCGGGCAGGTGCTGAGCGAGGAGACCGCGAACCTGATGAAGGAGACGCTCAAGGGCGTCCTCACCCAGGGCACGGGCAAGCGGGCCCGGCTCGACAACGGCGTGGAGGCCTTCGGCAAGACCGGCACCAGCCGCAAGCTCATCGACGGGAAGTACGACCCCAAGCGCCACTTCGCCTCCTTCATGGGCTTCTTCCCGGCAGACAAGCCGCAGTACGGCGTGCTGGTCATGCTCGACGATCCCGCGGGCGACACCACCGGCGGCGATGTGGCCGCGCCCCTCTTCAAGCGCATCGGCGATGGGATCCTCCGTTTCCGGCAGACCACCCCGGACCTGGACCGCGAAGCGGACCTGAAGCTGTCCCTGCGCGATTGGCCCGTGAGCGAGACGGACGAGGCCGCCGTCCATGTGGAGCGGGGCCGCGTGCCCGACCTCAAGGGGCTGAGCCTCAAGGCTGCCATCCACCGCGTGGTGCTGGTGGGTGGCAGTCCCCGGGTGGAGTCGTCGCCGGGAACGACCGCGACGCGGGTGCTGGGCCAGAGCCCCGAACCCGGCGCCCCGCTGGAGCCGGGGACAGTGGTGAAGATCAAGGCGGGGATGCCATGA
- the rsmH gene encoding 16S rRNA (cytosine(1402)-N(4))-methyltransferase RsmH, with the protein MTIQPPIHVPVLLQEVLDNLMLPPAARVLDLTLGLGGHAEALLGRCDKAAAYLGVDRDPEARYLARRRLGDDGRVEILAGNYEDIWTDPQFLAWTGAHAPGGFDAILADLGVSTLQLRTPERGFSFRDEGPLDMRMDTNAGPTALEWIAEQTDESLADAIYQFGEERASRPIARAILRAHGEGRLATTRDLAQAVYTVIPREPAKRKGQSDPATRTFQAIRIAVNGELDRLAGALEAAVSHLRPGGRLAVISFHSLEDRIVKQTLRRLAGTYDGPGRVAPAPLPKVLKLIHPGGIAPSEAEAAGNPPSRSARLRVAERLP; encoded by the coding sequence CCGGCCGCGCGGGTCCTCGACCTGACCCTGGGCCTGGGCGGCCATGCCGAAGCCCTGCTGGGGCGGTGCGACAAGGCTGCCGCCTACCTGGGTGTGGATCGCGACCCCGAGGCCCGCTACCTGGCCCGCCGCCGCCTGGGCGACGACGGCCGCGTGGAGATCCTGGCGGGGAACTACGAGGACATCTGGACCGATCCCCAGTTCCTGGCCTGGACCGGAGCCCATGCCCCGGGCGGCTTCGACGCCATCCTGGCGGACCTGGGCGTTTCCACGCTGCAGCTCCGAACTCCGGAGCGGGGCTTCAGTTTCCGGGACGAAGGCCCCCTCGACATGCGCATGGACACGAATGCCGGCCCCACCGCCCTGGAATGGATCGCGGAGCAGACCGACGAAAGCCTGGCCGACGCGATCTACCAGTTCGGCGAAGAGCGTGCCAGCCGGCCCATCGCCCGCGCCATCCTCCGGGCGCATGGCGAAGGCCGGCTGGCCACCACGCGGGATCTGGCCCAGGCCGTCTACACCGTGATCCCCCGCGAACCGGCCAAGAGGAAGGGCCAGAGCGATCCCGCCACCCGGACCTTCCAGGCCATCCGCATCGCCGTGAACGGCGAGCTGGACCGGCTGGCTGGGGCGCTGGAGGCGGCGGTCTCCCACCTGCGGCCCGGCGGTCGCCTGGCGGTCATCAGCTTCCACAGCCTGGAGGACCGCATCGTCAAGCAGACCCTGCGGCGCCTCGCGGGCACCTACGACGGGCCCGGCCGCGTGGCCCCCGCACCGCTTCCCAAGGTCCTCAAGCTCATCCATCCCGGTGGCATCGCCCCCAGCGAGGCCGAAGCCGCCGGCAACCCCCCCTCCCGGTCCGCCCGCTTGCGCGTGGCGGAACGGCTCCCCTGA